The genomic stretch GCTGACGGTTTTCCCCGACGCCTGCGCGCGGTAGCCGACCCCCTGGATCTCGAGGTCTTTGCTGAAGCCCTTCGTGACGCCGGTCACGGCGTTCGCGAGGAGCGCGCGCGAGAGGCCGTGGAGCGCCCTCTGCGTTTTCGAGTCGTCGCGGCGCTTGACGAGGATCTTGCCGTCCGCGACCTCGGCCGAGATCCCACCCGGCAGCGCCTGGGCGAGCGAGCCCTTCGGTCCGGTGACGGTGACCTTGGCATCTCCGACGTCGACTTTCACGCCGGCGACCACGGGAACGGGCAATCTTCCGATTCGAGACATGGGACGTTCTCCTACCAGATGTTGCAGAGGACCTCGCCACCGACGCCGTGGCGCCGGCAGCTCTGTCCCGTCATCACGCCGCGGGGCGTGGAGAGGATCGTCAGGCCCAGGCCGTCGAGCACGCGGGGGATCTCGTCCTTCCCGCAGTACACGCGCCGGCCCGGGCGGCTCACCCGCTCGAGCCCTTGGATCGCGCGCTCGCCGCCGGCGCCGTACTTGAGCTGGATACGGATCTTCCCCTGGGCGGTCTCCTCGACCGTGGAGAAGCTGTCGACGAACCCTTCGTCGGCGAGGATGCTCACGATGGCGAGCTTCATCTTCGACGCCGGGACGTCGACGGTCTTGTGCTTGGCGACCTGCGCGTTACGGATGCGCGTCAGGAGATCGGCGATCGGATCGGTCATGCTCATCTCTTTCCCCCCGCGCCTACCAGCTCGCCTTGGTCACGCCCGGAAGCGCGCCCTCCAGGGCGAGGTTCCGGAAGCAGATCCGGCACAGCTGGAACTTCCTGAGGTAGCCGCGCGACCGGCCGCAGCGCTTGCAGCGGCTGCACGCGCGAACCGCGAACTTCGGCTTCTTTCTCGTCTTGGCGACCCATGCCGTCGTGGCCACGTCAGTCCTCCGTCAATTCTTGCGGAACGGCATGCCGAGAGCGGTCAGGAGGGCCCTGGACTCTTCGTCGGTCTTCGCCGTCGTCACGATGCAGACGTTCATGCCCTTGACCTTCTGGACCTTGGCGTAGTTGACCTCGGGGAAGATCAGCTGGTCTCTCACGCCGAGCGTGTAGTTCCCGCGGCCGTCGAACCCGCGCGGGTTGACTCCGCGGAAGTCGCGCACGCGGGGGAGCGCCAGGTTCATGAGGCGCTCGAGGAACTCGTACATCCTCTGGCCCCTGAGGGTGACGCAGCAGCCGATCGCCATCCCCTGACGGAGCTTGAAGTTCGCGATCGACTTGCGCGCGCGCGTGACCGTGGGCTTCTGACCGGTGATCCCGGACAGCTCCTCGACCGCCGTGTCCATGACCTTGCCGTCGGCGATCGCGTCGCCCACGCCCATGTTCACGACGATCTTGCTCACGCGCGGCACGGCCATCGGCGACGTGTAATTGAACTGCTTGATGAGCGCCGGCACCACGTCGGTCTTGTAGGAATTCGCCAACCTCGACATCGTCGTCCCTCGCCTACTTGTCCAGCGCCATGCCGCTACGCACCGCGATGCGGGTGCGCGAGCCGTTCGCCTCGACCTTGATGCCGACGCGCGTCGGCTTGTCGCTCTTCGGGTCGATGAGCGCCACGTTCGAGACGTGGATCGGATCCTCGCGCTCGACGATGCCGCCCTTCACGTTCCGCTGCGGGTTGGGCTTCGTGTGACGCTTGACCCGGTTCACGCCCTCGATCCGGACGCGCGCTTCCTTCGGCATGACCTCGATGACCCGGCCGCGCTTCCCCCGGTCCTTCCCGGAGATCACGACGACCGTGTCGTTCTTCTTGACCTTCAAGCCTGCCATCACCTTCTCCGCCGCTCGCCTAGAGAACTTCGGGGGCGAGCGAGACGATCTTCATGAACTTCTTGTCGCGCAGCTCGCGCGCGACCGGCCCGAAGACGCGCGTGCCGACCGGCTCCTTCGCGTCGTTGATGATCACCGCGGCGTTCTGGTCGAACCGGATGTACGACCCGTCCTTCCGGCGATAGGCGTTGACCTGACGCACGATGACCGCCTTGACGACCTGCCCCTTCTTGACGTTGCCGTCCGGGGCGGCCTCCTTGACGTTCGCGGTGATGATGTCGCCCAGCTCCGCGTACTGGCCCTGGGAGCCGCCGCGGAGATGGATGCACGAGATCTTCTTCGCGCCGGAGTTGTCCGCGACCTCCAGGATCGTCCTCATCTGAATCATGGCCGCTCCTCGCCCCTACTCGGCCGCGGGGGCCGTCTCGGCGACCCCCTGGCCGCGCTTGACGACCCGGCGCAGGCGCCACCGCTTCCGCGCGGAGAGCGGACGCGACTCGACGATCTCGACCGTGTCGCCGGTCCTCGCCGTGTTCGCCTCGTCGTGGGCCATGAACGTCGCCTTCTGCCGGATGTACCGCTTGTAGAGCTTGTGCCGCACGATCCGGTCGACACGGACGACGACGGTCTTGTCCGCCTTGTCCGACACGACGACGCCGACCTTCGACGCCCGCCGTCTGATGCTCGCTTCCGCCATGGGCTCCTCCCTCACGCCCGCGACGCGGCGGTCTTGGCCGCCTCGCGCTCACGACGCACGGTCAGGAGCCGTGCCAAGTCTCTCTTGGTCCCCGCGAGCCGGAGGGAATCGGTGACCTGCCCCGTTCCCTTCTGGACCTTCATCTTCCAGATCGCGGTGCGGAGCTCGGCCTCCTCGCGGACGAGGGCTTCGGGCTCCAGCTCTCTCAGCTTCTTCAAGGCCTTCGTGCGCTGCGACATGTCCCTACCGTCCTACTGCGCCTGACGCGCGACGAACTTCGTCTTGACCGGGAGCTTGTGGGACGCGAGGCGCATCGCCTCGCGCGCGGTCTTCTCGTCGACCCCCTCCATCTCGAAGAGGACCTTGCCCGGCTTGACCACCGCGACCCAGGCCTCCGGCGCGCCCTTGCCCTTGCCCATGCGGGTTTCGGCCGGCTTCTTCGTGATCGGCTTGTCGGGGAACAAGCGCACCCAGATCTTCCCGCCTCGCTTGATGAAGCGGGTGATCGCGATGCGGCTCGCCTCGATCTGCCGCGCGGTGACCCATCCGTCCTCCAGGGACTTGAGGCCGAAGTCGCCGAACGCGACCTCGCCCCCGCGGTAGGCCATCCCGGTACGGCGCCCCCGCTGCTGCTTCCTGAACTTGACCTTGCTCGGCATCAACATGGCGTTCGGTTCCTCTCGCCCGCCCTAGCGGCGCGCGTCGTCGGAGACGCGGATCTCGCGCGACTCCCCGCGGTTGATCCACACCTTGACGCCGATGACCCCGTAGGTCGTCCGCGCCTCGGCGAGGCCGTAATCGATCTCGGACCGGAGCGTGTGGAGCGGGAGGCGCCCTTCGAGGTAACGCTCGGTCCGCGCGATCTCGGCGCCGGCGAGCCGGCCGCCGACCTGGACCTTGATTCCCTTGGCGCCGAACCTCAGGGCCGACTCGATCGCCTTGCGCATCGCGCGCCGGAACGCGACGCGCTTCTCGAGCT from Candidatus Polarisedimenticolaceae bacterium encodes the following:
- the rplF gene encoding 50S ribosomal protein L6, producing the protein MSRIGRLPVPVVAGVKVDVGDAKVTVTGPKGSLAQALPGGISAEVADGKILVKRRDDSKTQRALHGLSRALLANAVTGVTKGFSKDLEIQGVGYRAQASGKTVSFTLGYTHAIEFPVPDGIQIAVDKQTKVTVTGIDRQQVGQVAAKIRSLRPPDVYKGKGVRYANEVVRKKAGKTGAK
- the rpsH gene encoding 30S ribosomal protein S8; its protein translation is MTDPIADLLTRIRNAQVAKHKTVDVPASKMKLAIVSILADEGFVDSFSTVEETAQGKIRIQLKYGAGGERAIQGLERVSRPGRRVYCGKDEIPRVLDGLGLTILSTPRGVMTGQSCRRHGVGGEVLCNIW
- a CDS encoding type Z 30S ribosomal protein S14, producing the protein MATTAWVAKTRKKPKFAVRACSRCKRCGRSRGYLRKFQLCRICFRNLALEGALPGVTKASW
- the rplE gene encoding 50S ribosomal protein L5, which gives rise to MSRLANSYKTDVVPALIKQFNYTSPMAVPRVSKIVVNMGVGDAIADGKVMDTAVEELSGITGQKPTVTRARKSIANFKLRQGMAIGCCVTLRGQRMYEFLERLMNLALPRVRDFRGVNPRGFDGRGNYTLGVRDQLIFPEVNYAKVQKVKGMNVCIVTTAKTDEESRALLTALGMPFRKN
- the rplX gene encoding 50S ribosomal protein L24, whose amino-acid sequence is MKVKKNDTVVVISGKDRGKRGRVIEVMPKEARVRIEGVNRVKRHTKPNPQRNVKGGIVEREDPIHVSNVALIDPKSDKPTRVGIKVEANGSRTRIAVRSGMALDK
- the rplN gene encoding 50S ribosomal protein L14, with protein sequence MIQMRTILEVADNSGAKKISCIHLRGGSQGQYAELGDIITANVKEAAPDGNVKKGQVVKAVIVRQVNAYRRKDGSYIRFDQNAAVIINDAKEPVGTRVFGPVARELRDKKFMKIVSLAPEVL
- the rpsQ gene encoding 30S ribosomal protein S17; the protein is MAEASIRRRASKVGVVVSDKADKTVVVRVDRIVRHKLYKRYIRQKATFMAHDEANTARTGDTVEIVESRPLSARKRWRLRRVVKRGQGVAETAPAAE
- the rpmC gene encoding 50S ribosomal protein L29, with protein sequence MSQRTKALKKLRELEPEALVREEAELRTAIWKMKVQKGTGQVTDSLRLAGTKRDLARLLTVRREREAAKTAASRA
- the rplP gene encoding 50S ribosomal protein L16, with translation MLMPSKVKFRKQQRGRRTGMAYRGGEVAFGDFGLKSLEDGWVTARQIEASRIAITRFIKRGGKIWVRLFPDKPITKKPAETRMGKGKGAPEAWVAVVKPGKVLFEMEGVDEKTAREAMRLASHKLPVKTKFVARQAQ